DNA from Parageobacillus thermoglucosidasius:
GCCGTAAAAAACGACAAAGGTGACTATATCGTATTGACCGGGAACCAAACTGGCGGCTTATTGCTTCATTACTTGCTGTCACAAAAGAAAGAAAAGGGGATATTGCCGGAGAACGGAGTAGTGCTAAAAACGATTGTCACGTCCGAATTTGGCCGCGCGATTGCGCAATCTTTCGGTTTAGATACAGTTGACACGCTGACAGGATTTAAATTTATCGGCGAAAAAATCAAAGAATATGAACAAACTGGCCAGTATACGTTCCAATTTGGCTATGAGGAAAGCTACGGCTATTTAATCGGTGATTTTGTGCGTGATAAAGACGCGGTGCAAGCAGCGGTATTAGCGGCGGAAGTATGCGCTTTTTATAAAAAACACGGCATGTCTTTATACGAAGGATTGCTGCGATTGTTTGACCAATACGGCTATTACCGCGAAGGTCAGCAGTCGCTGACGTTAAAAGGAAAAAAAGGCTCAGAAACGATCCAAGCGATTTTAACCTCGTTCCGTCATGAGCCTCCGACAGAGGTGGCAGGAAAAAAAGTCATCGTGATCGAGGATTACAAAACGAAAGAACGGGTAAACACGGCGACTGGAGAAAAAACGTTGATTGCGCTTCCAACCTCTGACGTATTAAAGTATGTATTGGAAGACGATTCATGGTTTTGCTTGCGTCCGTCGGGAACGGAGCCAAAACTCAAAGTGTATTTCGGTGTGAAAGGAGAATCGCTCTCTGACAGCGAAGCGAAGCTGCAACAACTTTCCGACACGGTAATGGAACGGGTGCGCGGTTTTTTGAATACCGCTTCACCGTTTCAACCATAGGCAATGTAACATCTGCAGACATTAATCTGAGGAATGGTGGGGAAGATTTTGCTAATTCCGGCCAAGCTGTTTCGGAAAATGTAAGCAGCGCATATTTGTTGATGAATTTTGGCACAAGATGAAACAGACAATGCCATTGCCGGCATTGTCTGTTTTGCATTCCCTTCATTGATACAGGCAAGCGTACTGCTCGATTCCTGTTTTTTGTTCGCTTACCTCAAGAGCATGGTCGATATAACGCAACAGAGCGGTTAGACGCTTTTGGATAATTGAGTAATCATGCTCGAAGTTGTAAGCGTGAAGAAATTTTTCAATTTTTTTTGAAAGCAAGTCGTCTTTTGTGCGCACCATTAAAATAAGCAAGTTATCCCATTCGGACCGGTGCGTGTAATATAACGCTTTATCATAATCGAGCGTGTTCAATGGGCATGCCTCCTTTGCAGAAGGAGCTATCATTAGTGTATGATGCCCGGGCTCATTTTTGCGCTGTAAATATTACAATGGCAGGCAAAAAATAATTATAACTCAAATAATCAGGGAAAAGTAAAAGTAAATATTGCGATTTTGTGACAAAAATGGTATCCTCAAAGCAAGGGGATGGTGATGAAGAGGATGGAACGTTATGAAAGCAAAGAGATTACGCAAATGTGCAAAATGATCGCTGCTGTTGGGTTAGTTGTCGGCATTTCCTTGTTTTTGTTGAGTTTTGTTGCAAACGCTTACAATAAAGACTTTTTTCTTACGATTATCAGCTTAGGCGTTATCGGTGCTTCCATGTTTATGTTTGGGTTTGGGACGTTTTTGGGGATTTTAATGGAAACATACGGAAATAGCAAAACAAGTGTGTAAAAGAGGATGTCCCAAAAGTGTTCGCATAGCGTTCGCTTTTGGGGCACTTTTTTGGGCAAAAAAAGAAGAAAACCGTTCCTTTTTTGGTATAATAGAGTCACCACAACCCTACCAAGAAAGGACGGTTTTCTTATGTACATTTATTATAACCGAGATCAACTCATTTTGCCAATGGATCTTGAAATTCTCATTCCCAAACATCATCTTTGCCGGATCGTGGATCTAGCCGTGGAAAAAATGGATCCAGCTCTGCTCGTTTCCCTCTATCCCGGCGGAGGCCGCCCAGCCTATCATCCGAAAATGATGTTGAAAGTCATCCTGTATGCCTACGCCAATCGGATCTATTCCTCTCGCCAAATCGCCAAGCAATTGAAAGAAAACATTTATTTTATGTGGCTATCCGGCCATCAAACACCGGATTTCCGCACCATCAACCGATTTCGGTCGGAACGGATGAAGGACATCATTTACGAAACGTTTTTCTCCATTGTCGATCTTCTGCGTCAAGAAGGGTTGGTCAAACTAGAGGATTACTTTCTGGATGGAACGAAAATCGAGGCCAGCGCCAACAAGTACACGTTCGTTTGGCGCAAATCAACGGAAAAGTACGATCAGAAGTTGGAGGAGAAATTCCGGAAAATCGTAGCCTCGATCGAACAGGTGGTAAAAGAGGATGAAGAGTCGGAACAAGAAGGAGATTTTCAAGAAAAGCTGGAAGCTTCACCGATCACGTCTGAAAAGATCGAAGCCGTGATCGAACAAGTGGAAGAACATCTAAAGAAAGAGCCGAAGAATCGCACGTTAAAGAAAGCAAAACAGCAATTGGAACAAGACATTCTCCCCCGTAAGAAAAAATATGAAGAATACAAAAAAGTGTTAGGCGAACGAAACAGTTTTTCGAAAACGGACCCCGATGCGACGTTTATGCGGATGAAAGACGACCATATGAAAAACGGCCAGCTCAAACCGGGATATAATGTGCAGATAGGGACAGGGAACCAATTCATCACTGGATTTAGCGTGCATCAACGGGCGGGGGATGCCGGATGCTTCATTCCGCATTTGGAGCAATTGGCCGCCCATGGGCGTCCCATGCCTAAACGAGCGATTGCGGATTCCGCCTGTGGGAGTGAGGAGAACTACACGTACTGCGAGAAAAAGCAGATCGTCGTACTGATCAAGTACAACACATTGGACCGGGAACAAACGAAAGCGTGGGCGAAAGAGATCGGCCGAATCGAGAACATGACGTACGATGAGGAATTGGATGAGTGGATTTGCGCGAAAGGGGAACGGCTGGTGTTTGTGTATAAACGGAAGGAAACGACCGACAACGGGTACGTCATCGTCAAACGGACGTATCGTTGTACAGCATGTGCCGGATGCCCGTTTCAAGCAGCATGTGCCAAAGGCAAAGACACGAAAACCATCCGCGTTTCCTTGAAAAATCAACAACAACGGCAAGAAATCCGGAAACGGCTGTCCACGGAAGAAGGGGCGACGACATATCGAAGACGGCAAATCGAAAACGAGCCGGTGTTTGGGCAAATCAAGCATAATCAGCAATTTCATCGGTTTTCATTGAGAGGCCTCCCAAAAATTACCTTGGAGTGGGGTCTAGTTTGTGCTGCCCACAATTTGAGAAAGTGGGCCACAACGACCGACCCAACAAGGAAAAAATAGGATAAAATTCGGAAATAAGGAGAAATTCCTGCCTCAAAAAAGGAATAAATAACCAAATGGTAAGAAAAAGAAACAGAGGCTACTCTCAAAAGGTCGGTTTAGACGACCTTTTGAGACAGCCTCTTTTACTTCTTTTTTTGCTGATAATACCAAGAAAAGGTGAGCAAACAAATCAAAAAAATAAATGTGACGATAAAAAAAGCGCGGTATTTATCCATATATTGCTTCATCATCATCCAATTTTCCCCTAAATAATTGCCGATCGCCAGAAAGGTGAAAATCCAGACAAACGCGCCGCTGTAAGCGTACACCGCAAATTTTTTCCAGCCGTATGTGTTTGCGCCAGCCAAAAAGGCGGCAACATGCCGGACACCAGGGATAAAATAGCAAATAAACAACACGGCTGGTCCTAATTTGGAAAATAACGTTTTCGTCTGCTCCATCCGCTTGTCGGTAATATGTATGGTCGGCCCCACTTTTCGCAAAAACGGCAATCCAAGTTTAACACCTAAAAGGTAGCTAATGGAAATGCCGGTGATAGCGCCGATAAGGCTAAAAACAAACGCGATCGGATATGACATCCCTCCCGTGGAAATTTGGTATCCAATGTACGTAAGCAGCAGCTCATCCGGAATTGGCATACCGACGATCCCCAGCATTAACACGATCATAATGCCAATGTACCCAAAATGGGCGATCACATAATGAAAATAATGGCCCACCTTTATCACCACACTTTAACGAGTTTAAAGAATAAAGCAATGAATCGGACGCCATAAGTTTTATTCTTGATACTGTTTATTATAAACAATACATGCATGGGTCAAGTCCAAATTATTGGGGAGAATTCCGCTGTCAGTCCAGCGAACTTGGATCACCGGAAAAAATCGTTTTCTTGCCATGTCAATTCTGTGGCTGATGACATACACAATGATTCTAAATCAATCGCTGCCATTTGCACAATGCGCCATGGAGGAAATAAAAGTTCCCCTCCTTAACAACATGGAGGATTGTTCTGTAATGGAACATTTTTATGTCCGGTTTCTCGTTTAATTTAAGAAAAGATCGTCTCCGGTTTTCGGGAAGGACATAATGATTTTTTGGTGTGGACTTAAGTGTATCAAAACTTCTTTTTGCTCATACATTGTGATAAGAGGAAAAGGGGGGATGTGCATGCGGCAGGATGAATTAGAGAAGTTGGAGCGGGCGATTGCTGAGATTACCGAAATCGCCGAAGGATTTGGATTGGATTTTTATCCGATGCGGTATGAAATTTGTCCGGCCGATATTATTTACACGTTTGGCGCGTATGGCATGCCGACGCGTTTTTCCCATTGGAGCTTTGGCAAACAGTTTCATAAAATGAAGCTGCATTATGATTTAGGGCTAAGCAAAATTTATGAGCTGGTGATCAATTCCGATCCGTGCTATGCCTTTTTGTTGGATACCAATACGCTTATTCAAAATAAATTGATCGTCGCACACGTGCTGGCTCATAGCGACTTTTTTAAAAATAACGTGCGCTTTAGCAACACAAAGCGCGATATGGTCGAAAGCATGGCGGCGACCGCCGAGCGTATCAAACATTATGAACACCAATACGGAAAATTGGAAGTGGAAAAGTTTTTAGATGCAGTATTGGCGATTCAAGAGCATATCGATCCGTCGCTGCTTCGGCCAAAACTGTCGTGGACGTGGGAAGATACGGAAGTGTATGAAGAGGAAGAGACGTCAAAAATGGCGATGCCGTACGACGATTTATGGGGTCTTGATAAAAAAGAGAAACCGGCTCCGCCGCCGCGCAAAAAGCGCAGAAAGTTTCCGCCGCAGCCGGAAAAAGACGTATTGTTGTTTATTGAGGAATACAGCCGGGAACTGGAAGACTGGCAGCGCGATATTTTGACGATGATGCGCGAAGAAATGCTCTATTTCTGGCCGCAGCTGGAGACGAAAATCATGAACGAGGGCTGGGCGACGTATTGGCATCAGCGGATTTTGCGGGAAATGGACTTGACGAGCGACGAGGCGGTTGAATTTGCGAAATTAAACGCCAATGTCGTGCAGCCGTCGCGCACAGGCATTAACCCATATTATTTAGGATTGAAAATTTTTGAAGACATTGAGGAACGCTGGAATAACCCAACAGAGGAAATGAAAAAACGGGGCACTAAGCCGGGATCGGGCCGCGAAAAAATTTTTGAAGTGCGCGAATTGGAATCCGATATTTCGTTTTTGCGCAATTATTTAACAAAAGAGTTAGTGATGCGCGAAGATATGTATTTATTCCAAAAGCAAGGAAAAGAGTATAAAATTGTTGATAAAGATTGGGAGCATGTCCGCGACCAGCTCGTCAGCATGCGTGTCAATGGCGGATTTCCATACATTACCGTAAATGATGGGGATTACATGCGCAATGGTGAGTTATATTTAAAGCATTGGTATGAAGGAATTGAATTAGATATAAAATACTTAGAAAAAGTGCTTCCGTACATTTATCAGCTATGGGGGCGCTCTGTTCATATGGAGACGGTCGTGGAAGAGAAGCCTGTATTATTTACGTATGATGGAAAAACGGTGCATCGAAAATATATATAAATTTGTGACATTAAGCTGCTGTGAAAGCAGCTTTTTTGTTTGCATACATTTGGTTTTTTAATCCTTTCCATTGCTGTTTAGTGATTATTTTTTATTTTTTTGTATAAAATACGAGAAAATGGTTATCCGCTTTGTCGATGATAGCCATTTTATTTTTGGAAATTTGATCCATAAGTATAATGATTAAAACTATTTTTACATTTATAACCGTATTAATCATGACAATTTTGTGACAAACATCACAAATTCACCATCTTGTCAAAGTTATTTTGCTATTTCTTCATTGTTTGTTGATAAAGTATTAAGTGCAAGAGGGGTTAAAGGAGGAAAAGCTGTGTGGAAACGTCAAGAAAAATGGCTGGTGATAGTTAGTTTTTTAGTGGCGTTTATTATGCTTCTTTCGATAGTTGGCAGATTGTTTTCATAAAAAGGAGGATGTAGCGATGTGGGAGTATGATCCGGTGCTGTTTAGCAGGCTGTTAACCGAATTAACGTTAACGTTTCATATCATTTTTGCAACGATCGGCGTCGGCGTTCCGCTGATGATTGCGATTGCGCAATGGGTGGGGATTCGGAAAAATGATGAACATTACATTTTGCTTGCACGAAGATGGACGCGCGGTTTCGTTATTACGGTAGCAGTAGGCGTCGTGACAGGAACAGCGATCGGGTTGCAGTTGTCCTTGCTGTGGCCGAACTTTATGCAACTTGCAGGTCAAGTGATCAGTTTGCCATTGTTTATGGAGACGTTTGCCTTCTTTTTCGAAGCGATTTTCCTTGGCATTTACTTATATACATGGGACCGGTTTGAAAACCAGAAGAAACATCTATTGTTATTGATTCCGGTGGCGATCGGCTCTTCGGCTTCAGCAATGTTTATAACAATGGTCAATGCGTTTATGAATACTCCGCAAGGTTTTGAGTTGAAAGACGGGGTCATCACGAATATCGAGCCGCTTGCCGCAATGTTTAATCCGGCGACGCCGACGAAAGTGGCGCACGTATTGACAACCGCTTATATGACTTCCGCTTTTATCTTGGCATCCATTGCTGCTTGGCATTTATTGCGGGGCAACCGCCATATTTATCACAAAAAAGCGCTGCATTTAACGGTGAAGACGGCCTTTATTTTTTCGGTTGCGAGCGCGCTTGTCGGTGATTTGTCAGGAAAATTTTTGGCCGAATATCAACCGGAAAAATTAGCGGCGGCGGAATGGCATTTTGAAACGAGCACCCATGCGCCGCTTGTGATGTTCGGCACGTTAGATGAAAACAACGATGTCAAAAATGCCATCAAAATTCCATATGCGCTAAGCATTTTAGCGCATAATCACCCAGGGGCAGAAGTGAAAGGGCTAAATGAATTTCCAAAAGATGAAATACCGCCGCTGTATATCCATTATTTGTTCGATTTAATGGTTACGATCGGCGTTTTACTTACGATTGTATCAGCGATTTATTGGCTTGGAAAACAATTGAAATGGAAATGGATTATGAGCAAGCCGTTTTTAGCGTCTCTTGTCGCTGCTGGCCCGCTTTCAATGCTGGCGATTGAATTAGGCTGGTATTTCGCTGAGGTCGGCCGGCAGCCATGGATTTTGCGCGGGTATATGAAAACAGCGGAAGCGGCGACATCATCGGGGCATGTGGATACGATGCTTGTTGCTTTTTCGATCTTGTATCTCATTTTGGGAATTGCCAGTGTGGCAGTGTTGATTAACATGTTCCGAAAAAATCCGGTAGAAAAAGAGCTGGCGGAACGCTCTCTTGAACAAGGGGGAGTATCTTAATGGCGTTAGAAATTATCGGTATATCTGTGTTATGGCTGTTTTTGTTCGGATATGTCATCGTTGCATCGATTGATTTTGGCGCCGGGTTTTTCAGCGCGTACAGTGATTTCGCGAAAAAAAAGCATATTTTGCATAAAATCATTCAGCGTTATCTTTCCCCGGTATGGGAAGTAACAAATGTGTTTCTTGTCTTTTTCTTCGTCGGAATCGTTGGCTTTTTCCCGAAAACCGCGTATTATTACGGCACGATTTTGCTCGTTCCCGCCAGCATTGCCATTGTGCTGTTGGCGATTCGCGGGTCGTATTATGCGTTTCATACGTATGGAAAGACGGAAAGAAATTGGTATTTGCTGGCCTACGGGCTAACAGGGCTGTTTATTCCGGCGTCATTGTCGATCGTGTTGACCATTTCCGAAGGAGGATTTGTCGAGAAAAGCGGGGAAACTCTCACCTTGCTGTATAAAGAGCTGTTTGTCAGCCCGCTTACTTGGAGTATTGTGCTGTTAAGCATTACGAGCGTCCTTTATATTTCTGCTACATTCTTGACGTATTATGCCAATGAAGCAGGAGATATGAAGGCGCGCGAACTATTGCGGAAATACGCATTAAGCTGGAGCGGGCCGACGATTTTATCAGCGCTTCTTATCATTTATCAGCTGCGCCACCATAATCCGGAGCATTACAACA
Protein-coding regions in this window:
- a CDS encoding YhdB family protein; the encoded protein is MNTLDYDKALYYTHRSEWDNLLILMVRTKDDLLSKKIEKFLHAYNFEHDYSIIQKRLTALLRYIDHALEVSEQKTGIEQYACLYQ
- a CDS encoding IS1182 family transposase; this encodes MYIYYNRDQLILPMDLEILIPKHHLCRIVDLAVEKMDPALLVSLYPGGGRPAYHPKMMLKVILYAYANRIYSSRQIAKQLKENIYFMWLSGHQTPDFRTINRFRSERMKDIIYETFFSIVDLLRQEGLVKLEDYFLDGTKIEASANKYTFVWRKSTEKYDQKLEEKFRKIVASIEQVVKEDEESEQEGDFQEKLEASPITSEKIEAVIEQVEEHLKKEPKNRTLKKAKQQLEQDILPRKKKYEEYKKVLGERNSFSKTDPDATFMRMKDDHMKNGQLKPGYNVQIGTGNQFITGFSVHQRAGDAGCFIPHLEQLAAHGRPMPKRAIADSACGSEENYTYCEKKQIVVLIKYNTLDREQTKAWAKEIGRIENMTYDEELDEWICAKGERLVFVYKRKETTDNGYVIVKRTYRCTACAGCPFQAACAKGKDTKTIRVSLKNQQQRQEIRKRLSTEEGATTYRRRQIENEPVFGQIKHNQQFHRFSLRGLPKITLEWGLVCAAHNLRKWATTTDPTRKK
- a CDS encoding DedA family protein, yielding MGHYFHYVIAHFGYIGIMIVLMLGIVGMPIPDELLLTYIGYQISTGGMSYPIAFVFSLIGAITGISISYLLGVKLGLPFLRKVGPTIHITDKRMEQTKTLFSKLGPAVLFICYFIPGVRHVAAFLAGANTYGWKKFAVYAYSGAFVWIFTFLAIGNYLGENWMMMKQYMDKYRAFFIVTFIFLICLLTFSWYYQQKKK
- a CDS encoding SpoVR family protein codes for the protein MRQDELEKLERAIAEITEIAEGFGLDFYPMRYEICPADIIYTFGAYGMPTRFSHWSFGKQFHKMKLHYDLGLSKIYELVINSDPCYAFLLDTNTLIQNKLIVAHVLAHSDFFKNNVRFSNTKRDMVESMAATAERIKHYEHQYGKLEVEKFLDAVLAIQEHIDPSLLRPKLSWTWEDTEVYEEEETSKMAMPYDDLWGLDKKEKPAPPPRKKRRKFPPQPEKDVLLFIEEYSRELEDWQRDILTMMREEMLYFWPQLETKIMNEGWATYWHQRILREMDLTSDEAVEFAKLNANVVQPSRTGINPYYLGLKIFEDIEERWNNPTEEMKKRGTKPGSGREKIFEVRELESDISFLRNYLTKELVMREDMYLFQKQGKEYKIVDKDWEHVRDQLVSMRVNGGFPYITVNDGDYMRNGELYLKHWYEGIELDIKYLEKVLPYIYQLWGRSVHMETVVEEKPVLFTYDGKTVHRKYI
- a CDS encoding cytochrome ubiquinol oxidase subunit I, whose translation is MWEYDPVLFSRLLTELTLTFHIIFATIGVGVPLMIAIAQWVGIRKNDEHYILLARRWTRGFVITVAVGVVTGTAIGLQLSLLWPNFMQLAGQVISLPLFMETFAFFFEAIFLGIYLYTWDRFENQKKHLLLLIPVAIGSSASAMFITMVNAFMNTPQGFELKDGVITNIEPLAAMFNPATPTKVAHVLTTAYMTSAFILASIAAWHLLRGNRHIYHKKALHLTVKTAFIFSVASALVGDLSGKFLAEYQPEKLAAAEWHFETSTHAPLVMFGTLDENNDVKNAIKIPYALSILAHNHPGAEVKGLNEFPKDEIPPLYIHYLFDLMVTIGVLLTIVSAIYWLGKQLKWKWIMSKPFLASLVAAGPLSMLAIELGWYFAEVGRQPWILRGYMKTAEAATSSGHVDTMLVAFSILYLILGIASVAVLINMFRKNPVEKELAERSLEQGGVS
- a CDS encoding cytochrome d ubiquinol oxidase subunit II; its protein translation is MALEIIGISVLWLFLFGYVIVASIDFGAGFFSAYSDFAKKKHILHKIIQRYLSPVWEVTNVFLVFFFVGIVGFFPKTAYYYGTILLVPASIAIVLLAIRGSYYAFHTYGKTERNWYLLAYGLTGLFIPASLSIVLTISEGGFVEKSGETLTLLYKELFVSPLTWSIVLLSITSVLYISATFLTYYANEAGDMKARELLRKYALSWSGPTILSALLIIYQLRHHNPEHYNNMFNVAWMFVVSFVFFVITIYLLWKKKRYGWAFVSLVLQYAFAFYAYGISHYPYLLYPYLTIYDGFTNKTMAIALILAFIAGFLLLVPSLYLLLKLFLFNKKYVKGQL